The proteins below are encoded in one region of Clostridia bacterium:
- the ndhC gene encoding NADH-quinone oxidoreductase subunit A, producing the protein MPQNYVPIFIFMLVAFLIAAGTLVVATIIRPSNPSKIKLMPYECGIDPVDDARKRYTIRFYIVAILFVVFDVETIFLFPWAVQFKLLGIFGFVEMLIFLGILIVGYIWIWKKGALEWV; encoded by the coding sequence ATGCCGCAGAACTACGTACCGATTTTCATTTTTATGCTCGTCGCATTTCTAATTGCGGCGGGGACTCTGGTCGTCGCCACCATCATTCGCCCGAGCAATCCGAGCAAGATTAAACTGATGCCGTATGAGTGCGGCATCGATCCGGTCGATGATGCTCGAAAACGTTACACGATCCGTTTCTACATCGTCGCGATCCTGTTTGTAGTATTCGACGTGGAGACCATCTTCCTCTTCCCTTGGGCGGTACAGTTCAAACTGCTCGGCATATTCGGTTTCGTCGAGATGCTGATCTTCCTCGGAATCCTGATCGTTGGATATATCTGGATCTGGAAGAAGGGCGCCCTGGAGTGGGTGTAA
- the nuoK gene encoding NADH-quinone oxidoreductase subunit NuoK gives MSEITTLHYLVVAAALFIIGTIGVLTRRNVVIILMSIELILNAVNLNLVAFSRLHGMHGQIFSIFIVADAAAEAAIGLGIIIAFFRNKETVNMDEVDLLKW, from the coding sequence ATGTCTGAGATCACTACACTTCATTACCTGGTCGTCGCGGCGGCGCTGTTCATCATCGGCACGATTGGCGTGCTCACGCGTCGCAACGTAGTCATCATTCTCATGTCAATCGAGCTGATCCTCAATGCGGTCAACCTCAACCTGGTTGCGTTCTCGCGATTGCACGGAATGCATGGGCAGATATTCTCCATCTTCATCGTGGCAGACGCAGCGGCAGAAGCTGCTATCGGCCTCGGGATCATCATCGCTTTCTTCCGCAATAAGGAAACGGTGAACATGGATGAGGTAGACCTGCTGAAATGGTAA
- a CDS encoding NADH-quinone oxidoreductase subunit D, with protein MSDENLYARLEQISSNEGTFLDSSELILNMGPQHPSTHGVLRVILKLDGEKVLGTECVIGYLHRGVEKIAENRTYAQFNPYVDRMDYVAAVSNGLGYCEAVEKLMNVEAPPRAQYIRVILTELNRIASHQVWLGTHALDIGALTPLFYTFRDREEVLKIFEKYCGARLTTHAFRIGGCQYETYEGFEQDCLNFCDHVLPKIDEYEELLTTNRIWVERTKGIGIITAEECIALGVTGPVLRASGVRWDLRKAKPYAAYKDFEFDIPIGTNCDTYDRYLVRIEEMRQAVRIVRQAVAGLSQGPIMAKIPKVLKPPVGEIYHSIEAPKGELGYFIVSDGSTQPYRVRVRPPSFVNLQALDTMVRGRLVADVVAVIGTLDIVLGEVDR; from the coding sequence ATGAGCGACGAAAATCTCTACGCAAGACTTGAGCAGATATCGAGCAACGAGGGTACGTTTCTCGACTCCAGCGAGCTCATCCTCAACATGGGGCCGCAACACCCGTCTACGCACGGCGTGTTGCGCGTCATCCTGAAGCTGGATGGCGAGAAGGTGCTTGGAACCGAGTGCGTCATTGGTTACCTGCACCGTGGCGTTGAAAAGATTGCCGAAAACCGCACGTATGCGCAGTTCAATCCCTACGTCGATCGAATGGACTATGTTGCTGCCGTATCGAATGGCCTTGGCTATTGCGAGGCTGTCGAGAAGCTGATGAATGTGGAAGCTCCGCCGCGGGCGCAGTACATCCGCGTGATTCTGACGGAGTTGAACCGTATTGCCAGCCACCAGGTATGGCTCGGCACACACGCGCTCGACATAGGCGCATTGACCCCGCTGTTCTACACCTTCCGCGATCGCGAAGAGGTTCTGAAGATTTTCGAGAAGTACTGCGGAGCGAGATTGACGACGCACGCTTTCCGCATTGGCGGCTGCCAGTACGAGACCTACGAAGGTTTTGAGCAGGACTGCCTGAACTTCTGCGATCACGTACTGCCGAAGATCGATGAGTATGAAGAGCTCCTGACCACAAATCGGATCTGGGTGGAACGCACGAAGGGTATTGGAATTATCACCGCGGAAGAGTGCATTGCGCTCGGCGTGACCGGGCCAGTGTTGCGCGCCAGCGGTGTTCGCTGGGATCTGCGGAAAGCCAAGCCGTACGCGGCTTACAAAGACTTCGAGTTCGACATTCCTATCGGCACGAATTGCGACACCTACGATCGGTACCTGGTGCGTATCGAAGAGATGCGGCAGGCGGTGCGGATCGTGCGGCAGGCCGTCGCCGGATTGTCGCAAGGGCCGATCATGGCCAAGATTCCCAAGGTGCTCAAGCCGCCGGTGGGTGAAATTTATCATTCCATCGAGGCCCCCAAGGGCGAACTCGGTTACTTCATTGTGAGCGACGGTTCGACGCAGCCGTACCGTGTGCGCGTCCGTCCGCCGTCGTTCGTCAATCTGCAAGCGCTCGACACGATGGTCCGCGGCCGCCTGGTGGCTGACGTGGTCGCAGTGATCGGAACGCTCGACATCGTCCTCGGAGAGGTGGACCGGTAA
- the lysS gene encoding lysine--tRNA ligase → MFIISVSPRSHSAFHIGRLRQAHEGIHQVALDDKIYDLRKDKLKLIIALGQEAYTHSYRWTHSLPDILLQYGETTGEQLDGNRVEVSASGRIMALRLMGKAAFAHLQQGGQRLQIYVKKDAVGDKGWELFKLFDIGDHIGVKGYLFRTRTGELSIHVDELTFLTKDLLPLPEKWHGLTDVELRYRQRYVDMTMNPDVREVFVKRAKIVQSMRNFFDRRGYVEVETPMMQPIAGGAAARPFVTHHNTLDIDLYLRIAPELYLKRLVVGGLDRVYEINRSFRNEGVSTRHNPEFTMLEFYQAYSDYHDLMDLTEALFKQVALDVNGSTVSSYLGQEIDWSKWQRLSMREAIIKYWPEQVGTAPEFADFSDPIKIGEMARRLQIAKIDLPYDSKEAPGKTIASMFEAIAERELFQPTILYDFPVVISPLSKAKRDEPDWVERFEIFIGGMEIGNAFSELNDPEDQLHRFEDQVRDRQGGDEEAMAEVDYDYVRALSYGMPPAAGEGLGVDRITMLMTGATSIRDVILFPLLRPEKKESETDEQEAAQAKS, encoded by the coding sequence ATGTTTATAATCAGTGTTTCGCCGCGATCGCACTCTGCATTCCACATAGGCCGCCTGCGGCAGGCGCACGAAGGTATCCATCAAGTGGCACTCGACGACAAGATTTACGACTTACGCAAGGACAAGCTGAAGCTGATTATTGCCCTCGGGCAAGAGGCTTACACCCACAGCTATCGCTGGACGCACTCACTTCCCGACATTCTTTTGCAATACGGCGAGACTACGGGCGAACAGCTCGACGGCAATCGTGTAGAGGTCAGCGCGTCCGGCCGCATCATGGCCCTGCGGCTCATGGGCAAGGCCGCCTTCGCTCATCTGCAACAGGGCGGGCAGCGCCTACAGATCTACGTCAAAAAGGACGCTGTCGGCGATAAGGGATGGGAACTCTTCAAGCTTTTCGATATCGGAGACCACATCGGCGTCAAGGGATACCTGTTCCGTACGCGGACCGGCGAACTCAGTATCCATGTCGATGAACTTACGTTTCTCACGAAGGACCTGCTCCCCTTGCCGGAGAAGTGGCACGGCCTGACCGACGTCGAGCTTCGCTACCGCCAGCGCTACGTCGATATGACGATGAACCCCGACGTGCGCGAAGTCTTCGTCAAGCGCGCAAAGATCGTTCAATCCATGCGCAACTTCTTCGACCGGCGCGGCTACGTTGAAGTCGAGACGCCGATGATGCAGCCCATCGCCGGCGGTGCGGCGGCGCGTCCTTTTGTGACGCACCACAATACGCTGGATATTGACCTCTACCTTCGCATTGCGCCCGAGCTTTACCTGAAGCGCCTGGTCGTAGGCGGCCTCGATCGCGTGTACGAGATCAACCGCAGCTTCCGCAACGAAGGCGTCTCGACGCGACACAATCCCGAGTTCACGATGCTGGAGTTCTACCAGGCCTACAGTGATTACCACGACCTGATGGATCTCACGGAAGCGTTGTTCAAGCAGGTTGCGCTGGACGTGAACGGCTCAACTGTATCGAGCTATCTCGGCCAGGAAATCGACTGGAGCAAGTGGCAGCGTCTCTCCATGCGTGAAGCCATCATCAAATACTGGCCCGAGCAGGTCGGCACCGCTCCCGAGTTCGCCGATTTCAGCGACCCCATCAAGATTGGTGAAATGGCTCGCCGTCTCCAGATTGCGAAGATCGATCTGCCGTACGACTCCAAGGAAGCGCCGGGCAAGACGATCGCCTCCATGTTCGAGGCCATCGCCGAACGCGAGCTTTTCCAACCGACGATTCTCTACGACTTCCCGGTCGTCATCTCGCCATTATCCAAGGCGAAGCGCGATGAGCCGGACTGGGTCGAGCGCTTTGAGATATTCATCGGCGGCATGGAAATCGGCAACGCCTTCAGTGAGCTGAACGATCCTGAGGATCAGCTCCATCGCTTCGAAGACCAAGTCCGCGATCGCCAGGGCGGCGACGAAGAAGCCATGGCCGAGGTCGATTACGACTACGTCCGAGCACTCTCTTATGGCATGCCACCCGCCGCCGGAGAAGGCCTCGGCGTGGACCGGATCACCATGCTGATGACCGGCGCGACATCCATTCGCGATGTCATCCTCTTCCCATTGCTGCGTCCTGAAAAGAAGGAATCGGAAACCGACGAGCAGGAAGCCGCACAAGCGAAAAGCTAA
- a CDS encoding complex I subunit 1 family protein, translating into MGFLTNYLHTNVTPGEAGDYLWATIYILLIFLFASIAVMLMTWLERKILAHMQVRLGPMRVGPHGLLQPIADALKLMLKEDIMPDKADKLVFWFAPVSVMMVAFTTYLVIPFGRTHAVTDMNIGILFMLGVSSLSVLGIIMAGWSSNSHYPLMGSLRSSAQMVSYEIAMGLSIVCVILMTSLKTGTGTLSMIGIVQSQFDQRTWFIFNGWGLGFVAFMVFAVAMVAETNRAPFDLPEAESELVAGFHTEYSGFRWSLFFLAEYAAMIAVSSVAVTLWLGGWMRPFPNVLSGNTWELAFSLAPGVTFIGLGLWCLVLAAKMPKIPQMKIQAVGFAGFGALLAFLGAIMLLPGVRERVQDIYWFSLKVCLFMYLYIWYRATFPRYRFDQLMRVGWKVLLPTALGALMATALWGVFQ; encoded by the coding sequence ATGGGCTTCCTGACCAATTACCTGCACACGAACGTGACGCCCGGCGAAGCAGGAGATTACCTCTGGGCCACGATTTATATCCTCCTGATCTTCCTGTTTGCCTCCATCGCCGTAATGCTCATGACGTGGCTGGAGCGCAAGATCCTGGCGCATATGCAGGTTCGCCTGGGTCCAATGCGCGTTGGTCCGCATGGCTTGTTGCAGCCAATTGCCGACGCACTCAAGCTGATGCTGAAGGAAGACATCATGCCGGACAAGGCCGACAAGCTTGTCTTCTGGTTTGCGCCAGTCTCGGTAATGATGGTCGCGTTCACTACCTACCTGGTGATTCCGTTCGGACGCACCCACGCTGTTACCGACATGAACATCGGCATACTGTTCATGCTTGGCGTGTCGTCACTGAGCGTGCTGGGCATCATCATGGCCGGCTGGTCGTCGAACTCGCACTACCCGCTGATGGGCTCGTTGCGGTCCAGTGCGCAGATGGTGTCATACGAGATCGCGATGGGATTGTCGATCGTTTGCGTGATCCTGATGACCAGTCTGAAGACCGGTACGGGAACCCTGAGCATGATCGGCATCGTGCAATCGCAGTTCGATCAGCGAACTTGGTTCATCTTCAACGGCTGGGGACTCGGCTTTGTCGCCTTTATGGTCTTCGCGGTCGCGATGGTCGCGGAAACTAATCGCGCACCATTCGATTTACCGGAAGCGGAATCGGAACTGGTCGCTGGTTTTCACACAGAGTATTCGGGCTTCCGCTGGTCGTTGTTCTTCCTGGCTGAATATGCCGCGATGATTGCCGTATCGTCCGTCGCCGTAACGCTGTGGCTAGGCGGATGGATGCGGCCCTTCCCGAATGTCCTGAGCGGAAATACCTGGGAACTTGCGTTTTCGCTGGCGCCCGGTGTGACGTTCATCGGCCTTGGGCTGTGGTGCCTAGTCCTCGCCGCGAAGATGCCAAAAATCCCGCAGATGAAGATCCAGGCAGTCGGGTTTGCCGGGTTCGGTGCCCTGCTCGCGTTCCTTGGAGCGATCATGCTGCTGCCCGGTGTTCGTGAGCGTGTGCAGGACATTTACTGGTTTTCGCTTAAGGTTTGCCTGTTCATGTACTTGTATATCTGGTATCGCGCTACCTTCCCGCGCTACCGCTTCGATCAGTTGATGAGAGTGGGCTGGAAGGTTTTGTTGCCGACTGCGCTGGGCGCATTGATGGCGACAGCCCTCTGGGGGGTGTTCCAGTGA
- the nuoL gene encoding NADH-quinone oxidoreductase subunit L has product MFFLEHIWIIPLLPAFGAAAMFFFGKRLSKPAVNAICVGMVALAFLLSCMAVYQYVHTYAGPEGKPFEKVMYTWLGSDTGKFTFPMRDGQLGQFKAEAGFLLDPLSCIWLLFVTGIGMLIHIYSTGYMAHEGGYYRFFGYLNLFMFSMLTLILGNNYMMMFVGWEGVGLCSYLLIGFYFHKHSASTAANKAFIVNRVGDAGVLLGSMTIMWYLGTVKFTAINETLRSGNFQTGDLVLTAATLLLFLGACGKSAQLPLYVWLPDAMEGPTPVSALIHAATMVTAGVYMVARSNALFQLAPTSMEVVAVVGGLTAIFAASIGLVQNDIKRVLAYSTVSQLGYMFLALGVGAFAAGVFHVFTHAFFKALLFLGSGSVIHAMSGEQDMRFMGGLSKKIPVTFRTMLIGTLAIAGIPGLAGFFSKDEILWQTWSSNNGQFRILWVVAFITALMTAFYMFRLIWLTFFSKPRMSHEVEHHIHESPKSMTIPLMVLALGSIFVGYLGVPASLGGSNHFEKFLEPVFAREAHGATTTHSALGAGEHGTLVAGENSAKQTEGEQAATEATHVNEAAKEGIEPPSNVVPAHAAHEFEPLEYILMVASVAAALLGMFLAYRAYRNADKGYTEPINEAAPAVYRTLFNKYYVDELYDILFTGRRKLGTVRLGVQGLGIALWKFDANVIDGGVNGAGWMTKFFGWVLNWWDKWIIDGLLVNGPAVVARVLSYPVRLVQWGLVQWYALVMVCGLVGFIWYYVIR; this is encoded by the coding sequence ATGTTCTTCTTGGAACACATTTGGATCATTCCACTCCTGCCGGCATTCGGCGCGGCCGCGATGTTCTTTTTCGGCAAGCGTCTGAGCAAGCCGGCGGTGAACGCCATCTGCGTTGGCATGGTGGCCCTGGCCTTCCTGCTGTCGTGCATGGCCGTGTACCAGTACGTGCACACCTACGCGGGGCCTGAAGGCAAGCCATTCGAGAAGGTGATGTACACGTGGCTTGGCAGTGATACTGGCAAGTTCACCTTCCCCATGAGGGATGGTCAACTCGGTCAGTTCAAGGCCGAAGCGGGATTCCTGCTGGATCCGCTGTCGTGCATCTGGTTACTATTCGTGACCGGCATCGGCATGCTCATCCACATCTACTCCACCGGGTATATGGCGCATGAAGGCGGGTACTACCGATTCTTCGGGTACCTGAACCTGTTCATGTTCTCCATGCTGACACTCATCCTCGGCAACAATTACATGATGATGTTCGTCGGGTGGGAGGGTGTGGGTCTGTGTTCGTACCTGTTGATTGGTTTCTACTTCCATAAGCACTCGGCCTCGACGGCGGCGAACAAAGCATTCATTGTCAACCGTGTCGGCGATGCCGGCGTGCTGCTCGGGTCGATGACGATCATGTGGTACCTGGGCACGGTGAAGTTCACGGCCATCAACGAAACGCTGCGGAGCGGCAACTTTCAGACAGGGGATTTGGTCCTCACGGCGGCGACGCTGTTGCTCTTCCTGGGCGCTTGCGGCAAATCCGCACAGCTTCCTCTGTATGTCTGGCTTCCGGACGCGATGGAGGGTCCCACGCCTGTTTCCGCACTGATCCACGCGGCAACGATGGTAACGGCGGGCGTTTACATGGTGGCGCGCAGCAATGCCTTGTTCCAACTCGCGCCTACGTCAATGGAAGTAGTGGCCGTGGTCGGCGGTTTGACGGCAATCTTCGCAGCATCGATTGGCCTGGTGCAGAACGACATCAAGCGTGTCCTGGCGTATTCGACAGTATCGCAGCTTGGGTACATGTTCCTGGCGCTCGGCGTTGGCGCATTCGCCGCCGGCGTCTTCCACGTCTTCACGCACGCGTTCTTTAAGGCGCTGCTGTTCCTCGGTTCCGGATCGGTGATCCACGCCATGAGCGGCGAGCAGGACATGCGCTTTATGGGCGGCCTCTCAAAGAAGATTCCGGTAACCTTCCGGACAATGTTGATCGGCACGCTCGCCATCGCCGGAATCCCCGGTCTGGCTGGCTTCTTCTCGAAGGACGAGATCCTTTGGCAAACCTGGTCGAGCAATAACGGACAATTCAGGATTCTCTGGGTGGTCGCGTTCATTACCGCTCTGATGACCGCGTTCTACATGTTCAGGCTGATCTGGCTGACGTTCTTCAGCAAGCCGCGCATGAGCCACGAGGTCGAGCACCATATCCACGAATCTCCAAAGTCGATGACGATTCCGCTCATGGTGCTGGCACTCGGGTCGATCTTCGTCGGCTACCTTGGCGTGCCTGCCAGCCTCGGCGGGTCGAACCATTTCGAAAAGTTCCTTGAGCCGGTCTTCGCTCGCGAGGCGCATGGCGCCACAACGACACACTCGGCCTTGGGAGCTGGCGAACACGGAACGCTGGTAGCGGGCGAGAATTCCGCGAAGCAGACGGAAGGCGAGCAGGCTGCGACCGAAGCTACGCACGTGAACGAAGCGGCGAAAGAGGGAATTGAACCTCCGTCGAACGTTGTGCCGGCTCATGCTGCACATGAGTTCGAGCCGCTGGAGTACATCCTGATGGTTGCATCAGTTGCGGCAGCGTTACTTGGGATGTTCCTCGCATATCGCGCGTACCGTAATGCCGACAAAGGTTATACGGAGCCGATCAATGAAGCGGCTCCCGCGGTTTATCGCACACTCTTTAATAAGTATTACGTGGATGAGCTATACGACATACTCTTCACCGGACGCCGCAAGCTGGGCACGGTACGTCTCGGCGTGCAGGGCTTGGGAATCGCTTTATGGAAGTTTGATGCCAATGTCATCGATGGCGGCGTGAACGGTGCGGGCTGGATGACCAAGTTCTTCGGTTGGGTGCTGAACTGGTGGGATAAGTGGATCATTGACGGGCTTCTCGTTAACGGCCCCGCGGTTGTCGCACGTGTGCTTTCCTACCCGGTGCGCCTGGTGCAATGGGGACTGGTGCAGTGGTATGCGCTGGTCATGGTTTGCGGCTTGGTCGGGTTCATTTGGTACTACGTGATCAGGTAA
- a CDS encoding NADH-quinone oxidoreductase subunit J: MMPVATTFFFYFLSAVAIGGAILTITRRNPVHSALSLISTLLALAGLYLMLYAPFVAGVQIIVYAGGIMVLFLFVIMLVNLEKAQLEEQFNKHWLVGVLATLTLGGLLLFIYKRGASVFPVTFQMLPEENNTQQIGIWLYRNYMMPFEIASLLLLVAIIGAVVMAKKRV, from the coding sequence ATGATGCCGGTAGCTACAACATTCTTCTTCTATTTCCTCTCGGCGGTAGCGATCGGGGGAGCGATCCTGACGATCACCCGCCGGAATCCGGTGCACTCGGCGCTGTCGTTGATTTCCACGCTGCTTGCGCTGGCCGGGCTGTACTTGATGCTCTATGCACCTTTCGTTGCCGGCGTTCAGATCATTGTGTACGCGGGCGGCATCATGGTGCTGTTCTTGTTCGTGATCATGCTGGTGAATCTGGAAAAGGCTCAACTGGAAGAGCAATTTAACAAGCACTGGCTGGTTGGAGTGCTTGCGACGCTCACTCTGGGCGGCTTGCTGCTGTTCATCTATAAGCGCGGAGCTTCGGTCTTTCCCGTCACTTTTCAGATGCTGCCCGAAGAGAACAACACGCAGCAGATCGGAATCTGGCTTTACCGCAATTACATGATGCCGTTCGAGATCGCATCGTTGTTGCTGCTGGTTGCGATCATCGGTGCGGTGGTCATGGCGAAGAAGAGGGTCTGA
- a CDS encoding NADH-quinone oxidoreductase subunit I, with product MLRKVFLVDLLKGLSVTFRYQAPKELCTEQYPLERPIIAERFRGQPRMNVNPETGETLCIACGLCALACPERLLTVKSERNPATGKKELGSFSYDTSRCMYCGLCEDACPSDCLELTQDYEVALYSRDGMVLDRARLEKGAEPTVYAR from the coding sequence TTGCTCCGTAAAGTTTTCCTGGTTGATCTACTGAAGGGTTTAAGTGTCACATTTCGATACCAGGCCCCAAAAGAGCTCTGTACCGAGCAGTATCCGCTTGAGCGCCCGATTATTGCCGAGCGCTTCCGTGGACAGCCGCGCATGAACGTGAATCCGGAAACGGGTGAGACATTGTGCATCGCCTGCGGTCTGTGTGCGCTCGCGTGTCCTGAGCGGCTCCTCACGGTCAAGAGCGAGCGCAATCCCGCGACAGGGAAGAAGGAGCTGGGCTCCTTCAGTTATGACACGAGCCGTTGCATGTATTGCGGTCTGTGCGAGGACGCCTGCCCGAGTGATTGCCTGGAACTAACGCAAGACTACGAAGTTGCGCTTTACAGCCGCGACGGCATGGTCCTGGACCGCGCCCGGCTGGAGAAAGGCGCTGAACCGACGGTGTACGCACGATGA
- a CDS encoding NADH-quinone oxidoreductase subunit M: protein MYNHILSIVLFTPLVGALILLFVPRENKNAIRWMANIFAMAGFAVSLPLVPWFWAVKAQPGFKFVEGAPNNWIPTIGAGYFIGIDGISFLLIMLTTMLGAVSILSSWEAIQVRVKEYYIWFLVLQTGMLGVFMAMDFFLFFVFWEAMLVPMYLLIGIWGGPRKLYAAIKFFMYTLAGSVLMLLGILYLYFHHHSVTGVYTFSVPALYETAPMITGTAGIVLFLAFFIGFAIKVPMFPFHTWLPDAHVEAPTAGSVILAGVLLKMGTYGLIRFSLPLFPVVVQYPKIRAWMIGLSLIGITYGALVSLMQKDMKKLVAYSSVSHLGFCTLGIFALNHSGISGSVLQQINHGISTGALFLIVGILYERRHTREISEYGGISSVMPVYATITMIMFMSSMGLPLLNGFVGEFTILQGAFMANRAWAAWAAPGIVLAAAYLLWLYQRVFFGTVSNPKNEKLTDLTGRELATFVPLVILSFWIGLYPKPFFQILDQPVTELVQKIETKGVYNAKAPTVPATAVTAEPAQSQTEGQAEQPQAPEQKVAAPSPAHGVHVPVAVVSVTPSAAK, encoded by the coding sequence ATGTATAACCACATTCTCTCGATCGTGCTGTTCACTCCCCTGGTGGGGGCCCTCATTCTCCTGTTCGTACCCAGGGAGAACAAGAACGCGATTCGCTGGATGGCGAACATCTTCGCTATGGCCGGATTCGCGGTGTCGCTGCCATTGGTCCCATGGTTCTGGGCAGTGAAGGCGCAGCCCGGCTTCAAGTTCGTGGAGGGCGCTCCGAATAATTGGATTCCAACCATCGGTGCCGGCTACTTCATCGGAATTGACGGCATCTCGTTCCTGCTGATTATGCTGACGACGATGCTCGGTGCGGTGTCGATCCTGTCCTCATGGGAAGCGATCCAGGTCCGCGTCAAGGAATACTACATCTGGTTCCTGGTGCTCCAGACGGGCATGCTCGGCGTCTTCATGGCGATGGACTTCTTTCTGTTCTTCGTCTTCTGGGAAGCTATGCTGGTGCCAATGTACTTGCTTATCGGCATCTGGGGTGGTCCGCGCAAGCTCTATGCGGCGATCAAGTTCTTCATGTATACCCTTGCCGGTTCGGTGCTGATGCTGCTCGGCATCCTATATCTGTACTTCCACCACCACTCGGTAACGGGCGTATACACGTTCAGCGTTCCGGCGCTGTACGAGACCGCCCCGATGATTACAGGCACGGCGGGCATCGTCCTGTTCCTGGCGTTCTTTATCGGATTCGCGATCAAGGTGCCGATGTTCCCGTTCCACACCTGGCTGCCAGACGCGCACGTTGAAGCGCCGACGGCCGGCTCAGTGATCCTGGCAGGCGTTCTGCTCAAGATGGGAACATACGGCCTGATCCGCTTCTCCCTTCCGCTCTTCCCAGTGGTAGTGCAGTATCCGAAAATTCGCGCTTGGATGATTGGCCTCTCTTTGATCGGCATCACCTACGGTGCCCTGGTTTCGCTGATGCAGAAGGATATGAAGAAGCTGGTGGCGTACTCGTCCGTGAGTCACCTTGGCTTCTGCACCCTCGGCATTTTCGCGCTGAACCACTCCGGGATAAGCGGTTCGGTGTTGCAGCAGATCAACCACGGCATCTCGACCGGCGCGCTGTTCTTGATTGTCGGCATCCTGTACGAACGCCGCCACACGCGCGAGATCTCAGAGTACGGTGGTATCTCTAGCGTGATGCCGGTGTACGCGACTATCACGATGATCATGTTCATGTCGTCGATGGGCTTGCCGCTGCTCAACGGCTTCGTTGGCGAATTCACGATTCTGCAGGGCGCATTCATGGCGAACCGTGCCTGGGCTGCCTGGGCTGCCCCGGGAATCGTACTTGCCGCCGCCTACCTGCTGTGGCTTTACCAAAGGGTTTTCTTCGGGACGGTATCGAATCCGAAGAACGAAAAACTAACGGACCTTACAGGCCGCGAGCTTGCGACCTTCGTTCCGCTCGTGATCCTGTCATTCTGGATCGGTCTGTACCCGAAGCCGTTCTTCCAGATATTGGATCAGCCCGTTACTGAGCTCGTGCAAAAGATCGAGACGAAGGGCGTGTACAACGCGAAGGCGCCGACTGTGCCTGCGACGGCAGTGACTGCGGAACCAGCACAATCGCAGACAGAGGGACAAGCAGAGCAACCGCAAGCTCCCGAGCAGAAAGTTGCTGCTCCGAGCCCGGCACATGGCGTCCACGTACCCGTTGCTGTGGTTTCGGTCACGCCCAGCGCGGCAAAGTAA
- a CDS encoding NADH-quinone oxidoreductase subunit C — MSEETKGNSRPTPAESASQPPAEKSAMEQPVSTPAAPEKVTAPAAPAAAKPAVTPAKPAVPPKPAGPTPQPWETEFTKDLKQRYGSGLREASTYLGQNYLIVDRSVVYDVLKMLREAEQFDYCVDVTAVHYPKREEQFEVVWILYSFARNERIRVKSPVKDGEDVPSVVELWPTANWLEREAFDMFGLNFSGHPDLRRILLPEGWKGYPLRKEYGILQQDQEWVQINIGIESGQ, encoded by the coding sequence ATGTCCGAAGAAACAAAAGGAAATAGCCGGCCAACTCCCGCAGAAAGCGCTTCGCAACCGCCAGCGGAGAAGTCTGCGATGGAGCAACCGGTGTCAACGCCAGCAGCGCCAGAGAAGGTTACTGCTCCCGCTGCACCGGCCGCAGCCAAACCTGCCGTCACTCCTGCGAAGCCGGCTGTGCCGCCAAAACCGGCAGGGCCAACTCCGCAGCCGTGGGAGACCGAATTCACCAAAGACTTGAAGCAGCGCTATGGCTCTGGTCTGCGGGAAGCGTCCACCTACCTCGGGCAGAACTACTTGATAGTGGATCGCTCGGTGGTGTACGACGTCCTGAAGATGCTTCGCGAGGCTGAACAGTTTGATTACTGCGTGGATGTGACGGCTGTTCACTATCCGAAGCGGGAGGAGCAGTTCGAGGTCGTCTGGATTCTGTATTCCTTCGCGCGCAATGAGCGCATTCGGGTGAAGTCGCCGGTGAAGGATGGGGAGGACGTACCCAGCGTGGTCGAATTATGGCCAACTGCAAACTGGCTGGAACGTGAAGCGTTTGACATGTTCGGACTTAACTTTTCCGGACACCCGGACCTGCGGCGTATTCTGCTGCCGGAGGGATGGAAGGGGTACCCGCTTCGCAAGGAATACGGCATCCTTCAGCAGGATCAGGAATGGGTGCAGATCAACATCGGCATCGAGAGCGGCCAATGA